A region from the Eleginops maclovinus isolate JMC-PN-2008 ecotype Puerto Natales chromosome 17, JC_Emac_rtc_rv5, whole genome shotgun sequence genome encodes:
- the mtpn gene encoding myotrophin codes for MADLMWALKTGDMDEVESKLVTAEDVNRTLDGGRNPLHYAADFGQTDVVEYLISKGADVNAPDKHGLTPLISACFEGHASCVKVLLEKGADKDRKGPGGISAFEAAEDEAIKALLK; via the exons ATGGCAGACTTGATGTGGGCTTTGAAGACCGGGGACATGGATGAAGTGGAATCCAAACTGGTAACG GCTGAAGATGTAAACCGGACCCTGGATGGTGGAAGGAACCCTCTGCACTACGCTGCAGACTTTGGTCAAACGGATGTTGTGGAATACCTAATTTCTAAGGGAGCTGACGTTAAT GCTCCAGACAAACACGGGCTCACTCCACTGATCTCCGCCTGTTTCGAGGGTCACGCTTCCTGTGTCAAGGTTCTGCTAGAAAAG GGAGCTGACAAAGACCGGAAAGGACCGGGCGGCATCAGTGCCTTTGAAGCTGCCGAGGACGAAGCCATAAAGGCTCTGCTGAAGTGA